The genomic window CGGCCGTGTTGCCGTTCGGCCCGAGGCGCAGCGTGTCGACCCCGGCGCCCGCGTAGGCGCGGATGCGATCGCGCACCATCGACTCCGTCCCGATCAGGTAGGCCGACAGCACGAGCTCCTCGGGGACGGCCGCCACCGCCGCCGCCTTGTCGCCGGTCACCCAGAGCCGCTGCACCTCCCGCGCCGCGTCGGCGAAGCCCGCCCGCGCATAGGCGGCGTTGTAGAAGTTGGTGGTGGCCGAGCCCATGCCGCCGAGGGCGAACGCCATTCCCAGCTTGGCCCGCCCGATCAAGGACTCGACGTCGTCGGACACGGCCAGGTGCGCGTTCACCTGGATCTCGATGTCGCCGAGCGTGCGGCCCGCGCGGGCGGCGCCGCGCCGGATCGGGTCCAGCATCACCTCGGCGTGCTCGGGGATGAACGAGGTGCCGAGCCACCCGTCCGCGAGCTCGCCGGTCAGCTCGAGCGCCTTCGGGCCGAGCGTCGCCAGGTGGATCGGCAGGTCGGGGCGCGGTGGGATCGACGAGCGCAGCGCCTTGCCCTCGCCGCCCGGGCGCGGCAGCACGTAGTGCTTGCCCTCGTAGCGCAGGCGCTCGCCCCGCAAGCCCATCCGCACGATCTCGACGAACTCGCGCAGCCGGCCGACCGGATCGGCGAAGGCCGCGCCGTGCAGGCCCTCCACCACCTGCGGGCCGCTGACACCGAGGCCGAGCGAGAAGCGGTCGCCCGAGAGCTGCGCGAGCGAGAGCGCCGTGAGCGCCGTGGCGGCCGGCGTGCGGGCGCTCACCTGCATGATGCCCGAGCCGAGCCGGATCCGTTGCGTGACCGCCGCCAGGTACCCGAGCGACGCCACCGCCTCCATGCCCCACGCCTCGGCCGACCACGCGGTGTCGGCGCCGAGGCGTTCCGCCGCCTGCACGTAGGCGACCAGGTCGTTCCAGCGGGAGCCGTCGTAGTACGCGCTCCCCACGGACACCGAGACCTTCATCGTCTCCTCCCCGTGGCGCGAGCCCGCCGGGCTCGCGCCGGTCGTGATCCCGAGCCGGTCCCCGCGGCGAGGGCGCTCACGGCTCGTGCGCGAGCCAGCGCAGCGCGCGCTCGGCCGCGCGGACGCCGAGGGCGCGGAGCGGCTCGGGGCCGACCCACGGCGGCACGCCGAGGAACGGTAGCCCGTCGAGCTCGCGCCGCTGGCCGTCGACGACGGCCGCCAGCAGGCGCCCGAAGAGCTGGCTCATCACGACGCCCTCGCCGCAGTAGCCGAGCCCGAAGGCGAGGCGCCCGGCGTCGTCGAGCGAGCCGATGCGCGGCGTGAAGTCGCGCGTGAACGCCATCGTGCCGCCCCAGGCGTGGGTGAAGCGGATCCCCGCGAGCTGCGGGAAGGTCTCGAGGAGGCTGCGCCGGAGCCTCTCGACCACGGACGCGTCGATCCCGCTGCTCGGGCGGCTGCCGTAGGTGTAGGGTGCGCCTTCGCCGCCCGCGACGATCCGGCCGTCCGCGGTCGGGCGCAGGTACATGAACTGCACGCGCGCGTCCGAGAGCCCCTGGCGCCCGCTCCAGCCGATCGCCTCCCACTGCTGCGGCGAGAGCGGCTCGGTCGCGACGACGTAGTTGGCGAGCGGGACGAGCCGCCGGGCGAGGACGCCGATCTGCGGCGCGTAGCCGTTCAGCGCGATCACGGCGCGCGGCGCGGAGACGGTCCCGAGCTCGGCGCGGATGCGCAGCGGATCGCCGGGCTCGACGCGCAGCACGCGCGTGGCCTCGAAGACCTCGACCCCGAGCGACTCGACCACGCGCAGCATCCCGCGCGCCAGCTTCGCCGGGTTCAGGATCGCGGTGTCGGGCGCGAGCATGCCGGCCGGGAAGCGCTCGGTGTGGACGAGCGCCCGCAGCTCCGCCCCCTCGACCAGGCGCGCGCCGATCCCGAGGCCGCGCGCCGCCTCGACGGCCGCCGCCAGCGCCTCGACCTGGGCGTCGCCGGCCGCCATGCGCAGGCTGCCGTTGCGCTCGAGGTCGCAGTCCACGCCGTGCTCGGCGACGAAGCGCTCGATCGAGGCCATGCCGAGCGCGATCGCGTCGTACACCGGACGCGCCCGCTCGGGCCCGTGCGCGGCGACGTAGTCCGGGAAGCCCGTGTAGGTCCGGTCGGCGAAGCCCCCGTTGCGGCCGCTCGCGCCGTAGCCGCAGCGCGCGCCCTCGAGCACCACGATGCGCCGGGAGGGATTCCGGCGCGCGAGGTGGTAGGCGGTCGCGAGCCCCGTGAAGCCGCCCCCGAGGATCGCCACGTCGGCGCGCTGGTCGCCCGCGAGCGGCGGGCGCAGGGGGCCTTCGCGCAGGCCCGCCGCATCGAACCAGAAGCAGTCGACGAAGGACTCGTAGAGCTCGGGCGGGCGGTCCGGATCGGCGAGCCAGCGCGCGGGCAGGGTCGCGCCGGCCCAGCCGAGCCCGGCGCCGGCGGCGCCGGCGAGGAGCTCGCGCCGCGTGAGCCGGCTCATCGCGCGGACCCGCGCGGGCCGGACGACGGGGTCGGCATGACGCGCTTCACTCCATCCAATCGAGCTCCCGGATCGCGACGCTCCCCGGAATCACCGTACCGCAGTGCGGGTGCGGCCAACCGCAGCTCGTGACGTACCAGCGGCCGCTCCGGGGATCGCGGAGGTACTCGGGCGCATGCGCGGGGAGCGTCGCCGCGACCTCGTCGGGGCCCTCGCCCGTGTAGGTGCCGAAGTCGAAGGGGTTGGTACTGCGGAAGAGCAGCGTCTCGTGGTACCCGGCGGGCCCGTCGAAGCTCGTCGTGTAGGTGATCGAGAGCCAGTACGCGCCGCCGTGGCGGAATACGAAGGGCGACTCGGTGGCGGCCCAGGGCGGGTTCTTCGGCGCGGTGCCGCCCGTGCGGAGCGCGAAGCGCACGAAGCGCCAGTCCAGGAGGTTCTCGGAGACGCAGACGCTCACGGCGCCCGTCTGGCCGCGCTTGCCCGTCGCGTAGAGGAGCCAGGTGTCGTCGTCGAGGCGGAAGACCATGCCGTCACGCAGCACGGCCTGGATCGGCGCGCCGGCGAGCGTGCACGGGATCTCGCGCCAGTGATCGAGGCGCTCGTCGTCGCACACCGCCGCACGCAGCAGGTCGGGGCCGTAGAGCAGGATCCAGCGCTGGCCGTCGAAGGCGACGGCCGGGGCCCAGGCGCGGTGGCCGAAATCGCAGATGCGGTTGTGCTCTTCGAAGGCGCCGGTCACGAGCGAGGCGCCCGACCCGTGACAGAACCAGCGCTCCTGCTGCGGATCGACGTCGGGGGTCGGCTTCGTGATGCCGAACACGTGCCAGCGCCCGTCGGGCGCCTGTACGACGCAGTGGTCGTTCACGTAGCAGCCGCTCGCGCGCGGCGTGAAGAGCGGCCGCCATCCAGCGCCGCCGAGGACGGGCTTCACCGCGTGACTCCCTGGCGAGGCCGCTCACGCGGCGCGCGGCAGATCCTACACCGGCCGCCGCTCGCGTCGAAGGAGATCGGAACGAGCCGGGACGGAGACGGGGGACCAGAGGCGAGACGTCGAACGCGGACGCGCTCGATCGGCCGCACGCGGCCGCGGGTGAGCTGAGTCAGGAGCGCGCAGCGCGCGCGGCGCGTGTGGCGGCTCGCGACAGCAGCGGGTCGATCGCAGCAGCAGCGTCGCCCGCGTTGGGTACGTGACTTGCAACCCGGGGGCGGAACTTCCCTCCACGAGGAGAGGCCGACATGGCCTGGCGAGCGGCGACCGCGGGCATCCTCCTGGCGACCGGTCTCTCGTCTGCGAGCGCCCCTCCCTCCCTTGCGCAGACCGCGGCCCCGAGCACGACGCCGGGATGGATGGCGAACGTGCCGTCGGCGCGGCCCATGCCGCCGCTCGGCGACTTTCCCCGTTGGCCGTCGGGGCCCGGCTACTACTCCCTGATGGACGCCCTTCGCGGCACCCGGCGGGATGGGCCGCCCCGGTATCCCTATCGGGCCTATGGCCTCTCGCCCCCGCCCCTCTTCGACGTCGACTTCCGCTACCTCGACGACCCGAACAACACGCAGAAGGACGTCTTCGACCCGATCCACCGCA from Deltaproteobacteria bacterium includes these protein-coding regions:
- a CDS encoding LLM class flavin-dependent oxidoreductase, translated to MKVSVSVGSAYYDGSRWNDLVAYVQAAERLGADTAWSAEAWGMEAVASLGYLAAVTQRIRLGSGIMQVSARTPAATALTALSLAQLSGDRFSLGLGVSGPQVVEGLHGAAFADPVGRLREFVEIVRMGLRGERLRYEGKHYVLPRPGGEGKALRSSIPPRPDLPIHLATLGPKALELTGELADGWLGTSFIPEHAEVMLDPIRRGAARAGRTLGDIEIQVNAHLAVSDDVESLIGRAKLGMAFALGGMGSATTNFYNAAYARAGFADAAREVQRLWVTGDKAAAVAAVPEELVLSAYLIGTESMVRDRIRAYAGAGVDTLRLGPNGNTAAEQIEHLERAVDLVRSATAG
- a CDS encoding FAD-dependent oxidoreductase, yielding MSRLTRRELLAGAAGAGLGWAGATLPARWLADPDRPPELYESFVDCFWFDAAGLREGPLRPPLAGDQRADVAILGGGFTGLATAYHLARRNPSRRIVVLEGARCGYGASGRNGGFADRTYTGFPDYVAAHGPERARPVYDAIALGMASIERFVAEHGVDCDLERNGSLRMAAGDAQVEALAAAVEAARGLGIGARLVEGAELRALVHTERFPAGMLAPDTAILNPAKLARGMLRVVESLGVEVFEATRVLRVEPGDPLRIRAELGTVSAPRAVIALNGYAPQIGVLARRLVPLANYVVATEPLSPQQWEAIGWSGRQGLSDARVQFMYLRPTADGRIVAGGEGAPYTYGSRPSSGIDASVVERLRRSLLETFPQLAGIRFTHAWGGTMAFTRDFTPRIGSLDDAGRLAFGLGYCGEGVVMSQLFGRLLAAVVDGQRRELDGLPFLGVPPWVGPEPLRALGVRAAERALRWLAHEP